A single region of the Gilliamella apis genome encodes:
- a CDS encoding FeoA family protein: MSAFTLDHLSQGREAVIKRLLPDSLPFRQKLLAMGMTPGCKLTVMQIAPLGDPIEINLRGFLLCLRRREAAAIEVEMVV, encoded by the coding sequence ATGTCTGCATTTACGCTTGATCACCTTTCTCAAGGACGTGAAGCTGTTATTAAACGTCTATTACCTGACTCTTTACCTTTTCGTCAAAAGCTTTTAGCTATGGGAATGACGCCCGGATGTAAGTTGACTGTGATGCAAATCGCTCCATTAGGTGATCCAATTGAAATTAATTTGCGTGGTTTTCTATTGTGTTTACGCCGTCGTGAAGCGGCTGCAATTGAAGTTGAGATGGTCGTATGA
- a CDS encoding nitrous oxide-stimulated promoter family protein, whose protein sequence is MVANNTGPKITQEKVTVEVMIHLYCHQKHHTPKKQLCAECSDLLQYAMQRLTMCRFGEKKTTCEKCPKHCYRKDYKQKIKEVMRYAGPRMMLHHPIMAVKHLYKNLKTILKVF, encoded by the coding sequence ATGGTTGCAAACAATACTGGTCCGAAAATAACTCAAGAAAAAGTTACCGTAGAAGTGATGATACACCTATATTGTCACCAAAAACACCATACTCCTAAAAAACAACTATGTGCTGAATGTAGTGATCTCTTACAATACGCCATGCAACGCTTAACAATGTGCCGATTTGGTGAAAAGAAAACCACCTGCGAAAAATGTCCAAAACATTGTTATCGCAAAGATTATAAACAGAAAATTAAAGAAGTAATGCGTTATGCAGGGCCAAGAATGATGCTCCATCATCCAATCATGGCGGTTAAACATTTGTATAAAAATTTAAAAACCATTTTGAAGGTATTTTAA
- a CDS encoding shikimate 5-dehydrogenase, giving the protein MARIINKDTIVCMSLSARPSNFGTRFHNFLYEKLDLNYLYKAFTTNNLKDAINGIKALSIRGCAISMPYKQACIEFIDELDVSVQSIQAVNTIVNTDHYLKAYNTDYIAVEKLIKANNISNKTPFVLKGSGGMANAVIGAFYDAGFKHGIVCARNQQKGEALAERYHYQWQKDESTITPEQAKLIINVTPIGMQGGSEANQLAFSETIINHADIVFDVVALPVETPLIKYANNLNKKIISGADVAVLQAVEQFILYTGVTPSEELIQQAGEFARQA; this is encoded by the coding sequence ATGGCAAGAATTATCAATAAAGATACTATTGTTTGTATGTCACTTTCAGCAAGACCAAGTAATTTTGGTACTCGTTTTCACAATTTTTTATATGAAAAATTAGATTTAAATTATCTATATAAAGCTTTTACAACCAATAATTTAAAAGATGCTATTAATGGAATTAAAGCATTATCAATTCGTGGTTGTGCTATCTCAATGCCTTATAAACAAGCGTGCATTGAATTTATTGATGAATTAGATGTTTCGGTACAATCAATTCAAGCGGTTAATACTATTGTTAATACCGATCACTATTTGAAGGCCTACAACACTGATTATATTGCTGTGGAAAAACTAATTAAGGCTAATAATATCAGTAATAAGACACCATTTGTTTTAAAAGGTAGTGGTGGTATGGCCAATGCTGTAATTGGAGCGTTTTACGATGCCGGTTTTAAACATGGCATAGTCTGTGCCAGAAATCAGCAAAAAGGGGAAGCTTTAGCTGAGCGTTATCATTACCAATGGCAAAAAGATGAATCTACTATTACACCGGAACAAGCAAAATTGATTATCAATGTGACGCCAATTGGTATGCAAGGCGGTAGCGAAGCGAACCAACTGGCATTTAGTGAAACAATAATTAATCATGCTGATATTGTGTTCGATGTTGTTGCCTTACCTGTTGAAACACCACTTATAAAGTATGCTAACAACTTGAATAAAAAGATTATTTCCGGTGCTGACGTTGCCGTGTTACAAGCAGTTGAGCAATTTATTTTATATACCGGCGTCACCCCTAGCGAAGAATTGATCCAGCAAGCAGGCGAATTCGCCAGACAAGCTTAA
- a CDS encoding carbohydrate kinase family protein yields MTILTVGFACLDLLCFTSSSLEQNGSITSDNFVHCGGGSCANTAYLLALWGEDIYHIGHLNNDHHGNQIETELANVGVNTRQFIFSEKMITPLEAITINEQSNTYSIISHRLMQPPKLTITEKDKLAHFIRTVSENKHEIVMLADGYEAELSEYLIEHLPKVKVIMSVDNLSANSLYLAQQADYLIVTEQFASAFVKLKAFYNSEQIKNALKKLRNLTNGKIIIRMYNKDCVYLDHQQVVIISGFNKQTADNITENDIFQGAFTYGISYGWPLAKTILFANLAIAAANNQKRGRSAMPNLVDINLAGKDLIKDFKYFF; encoded by the coding sequence ATGACAATACTTACCGTTGGTTTTGCTTGTTTAGATTTATTGTGTTTCACTTCATCTAGTTTGGAACAAAACGGTTCTATTACCTCCGATAATTTTGTCCATTGTGGTGGTGGGTCGTGTGCTAATACGGCATATCTATTAGCTCTATGGGGAGAAGATATTTATCATATTGGTCATCTCAACAATGATCATCATGGCAATCAAATTGAAACAGAACTTGCTAATGTTGGCGTTAATACTCGGCAATTTATTTTTTCGGAGAAAATGATCACACCATTAGAAGCCATCACCATTAATGAGCAAAGTAATACCTACAGCATTATATCGCATCGTTTGATGCAACCACCTAAATTGACAATAACAGAAAAAGATAAATTAGCTCACTTTATTCGGACCGTCAGTGAAAATAAACACGAGATAGTTATGTTAGCTGATGGCTATGAGGCAGAATTGAGTGAGTACCTAATTGAGCATTTACCCAAAGTCAAAGTGATTATGAGTGTCGATAATCTATCAGCTAATAGTCTGTACTTAGCTCAACAAGCTGATTATTTAATTGTAACAGAACAATTTGCTAGTGCTTTTGTCAAATTAAAAGCTTTCTATAATAGCGAGCAGATCAAAAATGCATTGAAAAAATTACGCAATTTAACTAACGGTAAAATTATTATTCGTATGTATAATAAAGATTGTGTATATCTGGATCATCAACAAGTTGTGATAATCTCTGGCTTTAATAAACAAACTGCTGATAACATTACTGAAAATGATATTTTTCAAGGGGCTTTTACTTATGGTATCAGCTATGGTTGGCCGTTAGCGAAAACGATATTGTTTGCCAATCTAGCAATAGCTGCAGCCAATAATCAGAAAAGAGGGCGTAGTGCAATGCCTAACTTGGTTGACATCAATCTAGCAGGTAAAGATCTTATTAAAGATTTTAAATACTTTTTTTGA
- the ycaO gene encoding 30S ribosomal protein S12 methylthiotransferase accessory factor YcaO — MKTFIPGKDAALEDSINYFQQQLDKYDLAVKEASWLNPVPNVWSVHIQNTKCPLCFANGKGASKKAALASALGEYFERLSTNYFFSDFYLGDKVANGEFVHYPSEKWFAIPDDNSLPKGLLSQKLHDFYDPDHELKATDLVDLQSSNEERGICALPFVQQSDGKTIYVPVNLIANLYASNGMSAGNTPNEARVQALSEIFERYTKNKIIAEAISLPLIPETVINRYPTVLAAIETLEKEGFPIYCFDASLAGEFPVICVVLFNPQNGTCYASFGAHPNFGVALERTVTELLQGRSLKDLDVFSPPSFDNDDVADLSNLETHFIDSSGLISWDLFNQKSDYEFVDWDFSGTTEQEFTNLMAIFDRHQIEVLIMDYQHLGVYACRILAVGMSEIYPPEDLLIANNNMAIHLRELILSLPHQKRSDKQLLDIIELFDDEGLDDFARVRELLGIATGRDNAWLTLRIGELKAMLALAAQDLPQAKLWIDWTIEMNESIFSSERNHAYRCLQTLVNFIIERGANQFDNYQSAFSKMYGNSCVSEMWLYATAKKQFFGLTDLDHSDADSDSLLNQFTMHKKLLEVYHKLNQIM; from the coding sequence ATGAAAACATTCATTCCCGGTAAAGATGCAGCACTTGAAGATTCCATTAACTATTTTCAGCAACAATTAGATAAATATGATTTGGCTGTTAAAGAGGCCTCTTGGCTTAATCCAGTACCTAATGTATGGTCGGTACATATTCAAAACACAAAATGTCCACTATGCTTTGCTAATGGCAAAGGAGCGAGTAAAAAAGCTGCATTAGCTTCTGCTTTAGGTGAATATTTTGAGAGACTTTCAACTAACTACTTTTTTTCTGATTTTTATTTAGGAGATAAAGTCGCTAATGGTGAATTTGTTCACTATCCGTCGGAAAAATGGTTTGCAATTCCTGATGATAATAGTTTACCTAAAGGTTTATTATCGCAAAAGTTACATGATTTTTATGATCCTGACCATGAATTAAAGGCAACGGATCTCGTTGATTTACAGTCTAGCAATGAGGAGCGAGGTATTTGTGCTTTGCCATTTGTTCAACAATCAGATGGCAAAACTATTTATGTACCAGTGAATTTAATTGCTAACTTATATGCATCAAATGGAATGTCAGCAGGAAATACACCAAATGAGGCACGAGTTCAAGCTTTATCTGAAATATTTGAACGTTATACCAAAAATAAAATTATTGCAGAAGCTATTAGCTTACCACTTATACCCGAAACAGTAATTAATCGTTATCCTACTGTATTAGCGGCTATCGAAACACTTGAAAAGGAAGGTTTTCCGATATACTGTTTTGATGCTTCTTTAGCTGGCGAATTTCCGGTGATTTGTGTTGTGCTATTTAACCCTCAAAACGGTACATGCTATGCCTCATTCGGTGCTCATCCTAATTTTGGTGTAGCACTTGAACGAACAGTGACTGAATTACTACAAGGTCGAAGTCTTAAAGATCTTGATGTTTTTTCACCGCCAAGTTTTGACAATGACGACGTAGCTGATCTAAGTAATTTAGAAACGCATTTTATTGATTCTAGTGGCTTAATTTCATGGGATCTTTTTAATCAAAAATCGGATTATGAGTTTGTAGATTGGGATTTTTCTGGTACAACCGAGCAGGAATTTACCAACTTAATGGCGATATTTGATCGTCACCAAATTGAAGTATTAATAATGGATTACCAGCATCTTGGGGTTTATGCTTGTCGAATTTTAGCTGTTGGTATGTCAGAAATTTATCCGCCAGAGGATCTGTTAATTGCTAATAATAACATGGCGATCCATCTCCGTGAGTTGATTTTGTCTCTTCCACATCAAAAACGATCTGACAAACAATTACTCGACATTATTGAACTTTTTGATGACGAAGGTTTAGATGATTTTGCTCGAGTTCGCGAATTACTAGGTATTGCAACAGGTAGAGATAATGCATGGTTAACATTGAGAATTGGTGAATTAAAAGCTATGCTGGCGTTAGCTGCACAGGATTTACCGCAAGCTAAATTATGGATAGATTGGACGATTGAAATGAATGAGTCTATCTTTAGTTCTGAACGCAATCATGCCTATCGTTGTTTGCAAACTTTAGTTAATTTTATTATAGAGCGAGGTGCAAACCAATTTGATAATTATCAATCTGCTTTTAGTAAAATGTATGGCAATTCATGTGTAAGTGAAATGTGGTTGTATGCAACAGCAAAAAAACAATTTTTTGGGCTAACGGATTTAGATCACTCTGATGCAGATAGCGATAGTTTACTAAATCAATTTACCATGCATAAAAAGCTTTTAGAGGTATATCACAAATTAAATCAAATTATGTAG
- a CDS encoding DUF4282 domain-containing protein, translating to MKKIVDTSGLSFKDFFFFDKMFTPKIITVIYWISLVFIVFSGLVLIFSSFLLMRYSFGSALLGILSGFVTIIGGSIFTRIGYELICVLFSINRNIEKLALDKSTEDNQ from the coding sequence ATGAAAAAAATAGTAGATACCAGTGGACTTTCTTTTAAAGATTTTTTCTTTTTTGATAAAATGTTCACTCCTAAAATTATTACTGTAATTTATTGGATTAGCTTAGTTTTTATTGTATTTTCAGGCCTAGTTCTCATCTTCTCAAGTTTTCTACTAATGCGTTATAGTTTTGGTTCTGCACTACTAGGCATACTAAGTGGTTTTGTAACCATCATTGGTGGTTCTATATTCACCCGTATCGGATATGAATTAATTTGTGTTTTATTCAGTATTAACCGAAATATCGAAAAACTAGCTTTAGATAAATCAACTGAAGATAATCAATAA
- the tsaD gene encoding tRNA (adenosine(37)-N6)-threonylcarbamoyltransferase complex transferase subunit TsaD: protein MKILGIETSCDETGIAIYDDKHGLIANQLYSQIKLHADYGGVVPELASRDHIRKTVPLIQAALQEANLRASDIDGVAYTAGPGLIGALMVGASIGRSLAYAWDVPAIAVHHMEGHLLAPMLEDNPPEFPFVALLVSGGHTQLIKVTGIGQYQLLGESIDDAAGEAFDKTAKLLGLDYPGGAKLSKLAELGDATRFRFPRPMTDRPGLDFSFSGLKTAAANTIHQQSCGQDLDDQTRADIAKAFEDALVDTLLIKSRRALDQTGFNRLVIAGGVSANKTLRRQLAELMAQRKGQVYYPRLEFCTDNGAMIAYAGMIHLKASQFVDLAIEVKPRWPLSELNAKE, encoded by the coding sequence ATGAAGATTTTAGGTATTGAAACATCGTGCGATGAAACAGGCATTGCTATTTATGATGATAAGCATGGACTTATTGCCAATCAGCTCTATTCGCAAATTAAATTACACGCCGATTATGGTGGGGTTGTACCAGAGCTAGCCTCTCGAGATCATATTCGTAAAACTGTACCATTAATACAAGCTGCACTACAAGAAGCTAATTTACGTGCCAGTGATATAGACGGTGTGGCGTATACTGCTGGCCCTGGTTTGATTGGTGCTTTAATGGTTGGCGCATCTATTGGACGTTCACTGGCTTATGCATGGGACGTACCCGCTATTGCTGTGCATCATATGGAAGGTCACTTGTTAGCTCCTATGCTAGAAGATAATCCTCCCGAGTTTCCATTTGTCGCTTTGTTAGTGTCAGGCGGACATACTCAGTTAATTAAAGTAACTGGTATTGGCCAATATCAATTACTGGGTGAGTCAATTGATGATGCTGCAGGGGAAGCATTTGATAAAACAGCTAAATTGTTAGGTCTTGATTATCCTGGTGGAGCCAAATTATCGAAATTAGCTGAACTTGGTGATGCAACACGCTTCCGTTTTCCTCGACCGATGACGGATAGACCCGGCTTAGATTTTAGCTTTTCAGGGCTTAAAACCGCTGCTGCAAATACCATTCATCAACAGAGTTGTGGTCAGGATCTTGATGATCAAACCAGAGCAGATATAGCTAAGGCTTTTGAAGATGCTTTAGTTGATACTTTATTAATAAAGTCACGTCGAGCATTAGATCAAACAGGCTTTAATCGATTGGTTATTGCTGGTGGAGTGAGTGCTAATAAAACTTTACGTCGCCAACTCGCCGAGCTTATGGCTCAACGTAAAGGACAAGTTTATTATCCACGTTTAGAATTTTGTACTGATAATGGTGCGATGATAGCTTATGCTGGAATGATTCATCTTAAAGCATCCCAATTTGTTGATCTAGCTATTGAGGTTAAACCTAGATGGCCACTAAGTGAATTAAACGCGAAAGAATAA
- the yacG gene encoding DNA gyrase inhibitor YacG encodes MNKNTVTIVKCPTCQKNVEWSEKSLYRPFCSKRCQLIDLGDWAAEEHRIADKELTEQDLWSEDDLADLVSKH; translated from the coding sequence ATGAATAAAAATACTGTTACTATTGTAAAGTGTCCAACCTGTCAAAAAAATGTTGAATGGTCTGAAAAGAGTTTATACCGACCATTTTGTAGTAAACGTTGTCAATTAATTGACTTAGGTGATTGGGCTGCCGAAGAGCATCGCATTGCGGATAAGGAACTGACTGAACAAGATCTTTGGAGTGAAGATGATCTTGCCGATTTAGTGAGTAAACATTAA
- the zapD gene encoding cell division protein ZapD → MNNIVFEHPLNEKMRTWLRLEFLLNQLNTHHHFEQNNALLFFHALSELLEIIERNDVKGDLIKEIESQKQKLLSWIDIDGVDKELLGDMINQYELFLTKFNSSLRLGQPLKDDRFIMAIRQRLMIPGGCCSFDLPSFHLWLNQPQEKRNMQVDNWLQHITILDETLKACLQFIRQLGEFKTFICTNNFFQETNGDVNLIRIRVAFEKNVYPQVSGHMSRYSIRFLPLYAGDNSNIDAIEFELACC, encoded by the coding sequence ATGAATAATATTGTTTTTGAACATCCATTAAATGAAAAAATGCGTACTTGGTTAAGACTTGAATTTTTACTTAATCAATTAAACACGCATCATCATTTCGAGCAAAATAATGCTTTATTGTTTTTTCATGCTTTATCTGAATTACTCGAAATTATTGAACGAAATGATGTTAAAGGGGATTTGATTAAAGAGATTGAATCGCAAAAGCAAAAATTACTTTCTTGGATTGATATTGATGGTGTTGATAAAGAATTGCTTGGTGACATGATTAACCAATATGAACTGTTTTTAACTAAATTTAATTCAAGTTTACGTTTAGGGCAGCCGCTTAAAGATGATCGATTTATCATGGCAATTCGTCAGCGTTTGATGATTCCCGGTGGATGTTGTAGTTTTGATTTACCATCTTTCCATTTGTGGTTAAATCAACCGCAAGAAAAACGTAATATGCAAGTTGATAACTGGTTGCAGCATATTACAATACTTGATGAAACGTTAAAAGCATGTTTACAGTTTATTAGGCAACTAGGTGAATTTAAAACTTTTATTTGTACTAATAATTTTTTTCAAGAAACTAATGGTGATGTAAATTTGATTCGAATTCGTGTTGCTTTCGAGAAAAATGTTTACCCACAAGTTTCTGGTCATATGTCTCGTTATAGTATTCGTTTTTTACCCCTTTATGCTGGCGATAATAGTAATATTGATGCAATTGAATTTGAACTTGCATGTTGCTAG
- the coaE gene encoding dephospho-CoA kinase (Dephospho-CoA kinase (CoaE) performs the final step in coenzyme A biosynthesis.): MSYIVALSGGIASGKSTIANLFAQLGTPIIDADVIARKVVATGSFALTQIVKHFSLEILLENGELDRSQLREIIFNNDHERLWLNNLLHPIIAQETQKQIAKQTAPYIIWVVPLLIENNLHQLADRVLIIDTPEALQLERLIDRDKISESLAKRMIDSQVSLSDRLAFADDIIVNDGNLVSLKMQIDDLHEKYLHNSKIKNSYE; the protein is encoded by the coding sequence ATGTCTTATATTGTTGCACTTAGTGGTGGCATTGCCAGTGGTAAAAGTACCATTGCCAATCTATTTGCGCAATTAGGTACACCAATTATTGACGCTGATGTAATTGCTCGTAAAGTTGTTGCTACAGGTTCCTTTGCTCTAACACAGATTGTAAAGCATTTTAGTCTAGAGATCTTGTTAGAAAATGGAGAGTTAGATCGAAGTCAATTAAGAGAAATTATTTTCAACAATGATCATGAACGGTTATGGTTGAACAATTTATTGCATCCGATTATTGCACAAGAAACCCAAAAGCAGATTGCAAAACAAACAGCTCCTTATATTATTTGGGTCGTACCATTATTAATTGAAAATAATCTACATCAATTAGCTGATCGGGTGTTAATAATTGATACTCCAGAGGCGTTACAACTTGAGCGCTTAATCGATCGCGATAAAATAAGTGAGTCATTAGCCAAGAGAATGATTGATTCACAAGTTTCATTAAGTGATCGTTTAGCATTTGCGGATGATATTATTGTTAATGACGGTAATTTGGTGTCATTAAAAATGCAAATAGATGATTTACATGAAAAATATTTGCATAACTCTAAAATTAAGAATAGCTATGAATAA
- the lexA gene encoding transcriptional repressor LexA: MRPLTERQQQIYDLIKENIQTTGMPPTRAEIAQKLGFRSANAAEEHLKALAKKGAIEMIAGSSRGIRLLLEQPDDPNELEGLPLIGKVAAGSPILAQEHIESHYQVSPSLFKPQADFLLRVEGMSMKDIGILDGDLLAVHKTQHVKNGQVVVARIDDEVTVKRLSQKGRHVKLLAENAEFAPIDVDLEQQSFAIEGIAVGIIRNGSWM; the protein is encoded by the coding sequence ATGAGACCATTAACCGAACGACAACAACAAATTTATGATTTGATTAAAGAAAACATTCAAACTACCGGAATGCCACCAACGCGAGCAGAAATTGCCCAAAAATTAGGATTTCGTTCAGCTAACGCAGCTGAAGAACATCTTAAAGCTTTAGCTAAAAAAGGAGCTATTGAAATGATTGCCGGTTCATCACGTGGAATTCGTTTATTATTAGAACAACCTGATGATCCCAATGAACTTGAAGGTTTACCGCTAATTGGTAAGGTCGCAGCCGGATCGCCAATTTTAGCGCAAGAACATATCGAAAGTCATTATCAAGTATCGCCAAGTTTATTTAAACCTCAAGCCGATTTTTTATTAAGAGTTGAGGGTATGTCAATGAAAGATATTGGTATTTTAGATGGTGATTTACTTGCCGTTCACAAAACTCAACACGTTAAAAATGGCCAAGTTGTTGTTGCGCGAATCGATGATGAAGTAACTGTTAAAAGATTATCGCAAAAAGGTCGTCACGTTAAATTATTAGCTGAAAATGCGGAGTTTGCGCCAATTGATGTCGACTTAGAACAACAAAGTTTTGCTATTGAAGGTATTGCTGTTGGTATTATTCGCAATGGTTCGTGGATGTAA
- the hisM gene encoding histidine ABC transporter permease HisM, protein MLEILQDYWKALLWSDGYHITGLAMTLWILILSVSLGGLFALVLAVGRNSEYFFIKWPIWLFTYVFRGTPLYVQLLIIYTGIYTLSFVNQHQSLNDFFQSGLNCTILAFTLNTCAYTTEIFAGAIRNVPNGEIEAATALGFNRCQLYRYIILPRAFRIALPAYSNEVIFMLHSTALAFTVTVQDLMKIARDIYAETYQPFHAFGIAAVIYLCVSFVLIFGFRQLEKHYLLYMNISGSKTC, encoded by the coding sequence ATGTTAGAAATCCTTCAAGATTATTGGAAAGCTTTGTTATGGTCAGATGGCTATCATATTACTGGATTAGCAATGACCTTGTGGATCTTGATTTTATCCGTATCTTTAGGAGGATTATTTGCATTAGTGTTAGCGGTAGGCCGTAATTCAGAATATTTTTTTATAAAATGGCCTATTTGGCTATTTACTTATGTTTTTCGTGGAACGCCATTATATGTACAGTTATTAATTATCTACACGGGTATATATACATTAAGTTTTGTTAATCAACATCAATCTTTAAATGACTTTTTCCAAAGTGGATTAAATTGTACTATTTTAGCCTTTACTTTAAATACTTGTGCTTATACTACAGAGATATTTGCTGGTGCTATTCGCAACGTTCCTAATGGTGAAATTGAAGCTGCTACGGCACTTGGTTTTAATCGTTGCCAATTATATCGATACATTATTTTACCCAGAGCCTTCCGAATTGCATTACCAGCTTATAGTAATGAAGTCATTTTTATGTTGCATTCGACAGCTTTAGCTTTTACTGTGACAGTTCAAGATTTGATGAAAATCGCACGTGATATCTATGCCGAAACTTATCAACCTTTCCATGCTTTTGGTATTGCGGCGGTGATCTATTTATGTGTAAGTTTTGTTTTGATTTTTGGTTTTAGACAACTTGAAAAACATTACTTGCTTTATATGAATATTAGTGGGTCAAAGACTTGTTAA
- a CDS encoding ABC transporter permease, with protein sequence MQGYRSLILQGALITIELAIFSLILAIIIGVICALGKLSKRSVLRLACQAYTSLIRGVPDLVLMMLIFFGLQFLLNNITDFFDVDMLEIDPFVAGIITLGFIYGAYFTETFRGAFQAVPKTLIDAATALGMNKCHTFIYVRFPLMMRFALPGIANNWLVILKATALVSLLGLFDLVKATKTAGEATYQPLFFALIAGAFYLFFTSISNIILWWLEKHYSTGITKAKL encoded by the coding sequence ATGCAAGGTTATCGTTCTCTAATATTACAAGGTGCCTTGATCACTATTGAATTAGCGATTTTTTCGCTAATTCTTGCTATTATTATTGGCGTTATTTGTGCACTTGGTAAATTATCAAAAAGGTCAGTATTACGACTAGCTTGTCAGGCTTATACATCATTGATTCGCGGTGTGCCGGATTTGGTTTTAATGATGTTGATCTTTTTTGGCCTTCAATTTTTATTAAATAACATTACCGATTTTTTTGATGTAGATATGTTGGAAATTGATCCATTTGTGGCAGGTATTATTACGTTAGGTTTTATTTATGGTGCCTATTTTACTGAGACGTTTCGTGGTGCATTTCAAGCTGTTCCAAAAACATTAATTGACGCAGCAACTGCATTAGGTATGAATAAATGCCACACCTTTATATATGTCAGGTTCCCATTAATGATGCGTTTTGCTTTACCTGGCATTGCTAATAATTGGTTAGTGATTTTAAAAGCAACAGCATTAGTATCATTATTGGGATTGTTTGACCTTGTTAAAGCCACTAAAACAGCTGGTGAAGCAACATATCAACCGCTATTTTTTGCACTTATAGCTGGCGCTTTTTATCTATTTTTCACCTCTATTTCAAATATTATTCTATGGTGGCTTGAAAAGCATTATTCCACCGGTATCACTAAAGCTAAATTATAA
- a CDS encoding lysine/arginine/ornithine ABC transporter substrate-binding protein: MKNLFKVVSALALLSCACLSDAKLPESIKIGSDTSYAPFDFIDKNGEITGFNIEITKALCEKANIKCEFQSTDFDALIPSLLSRKIDMISSSLMMTEKRKKQIAFSDEIFLTNSRLITKQGANLLPNVESLKGKRVGVEQGTSQEHFVNDKWRPNGVIIVPYQNQLQVFSDLVAGRLDAALQDEVTGSYAFLKQPQGKDFAFAGEILSDKGYFDVGVGLGFRKKDDELREAFNKALVEILNDGTYQKINDKYFDFNVYSNKK; encoded by the coding sequence ATGAAAAACTTATTTAAAGTGGTATCGGCGTTAGCATTGTTAAGTTGCGCTTGTCTAAGTGATGCTAAATTACCAGAATCAATCAAAATTGGTTCGGATACATCTTATGCTCCATTTGATTTTATAGATAAAAATGGTGAAATTACTGGTTTTAATATTGAAATTACCAAAGCACTTTGTGAAAAAGCTAATATTAAGTGTGAATTTCAATCGACTGATTTCGATGCATTAATTCCATCTTTATTGTCACGTAAAATAGATATGATTTCATCATCATTAATGATGACTGAAAAACGCAAAAAACAAATTGCTTTTTCAGATGAAATTTTTCTTACCAATTCTCGATTAATTACTAAACAAGGTGCTAATTTATTACCAAATGTTGAGTCATTAAAAGGCAAAAGAGTAGGCGTTGAACAAGGTACTTCACAGGAACACTTTGTTAATGACAAATGGCGTCCAAATGGCGTTATCATTGTGCCATATCAAAATCAATTACAGGTATTCTCAGATTTAGTAGCAGGTCGTTTAGATGCCGCATTACAAGATGAAGTAACAGGAAGTTACGCATTTTTAAAACAACCACAAGGAAAAGATTTCGCTTTTGCCGGAGAAATTTTAAGCGATAAAGGTTATTTTGATGTTGGTGTCGGTTTAGGATTCCGTAAAAAAGATGATGAACTGCGTGAAGCTTTCAATAAAGCACTAGTTGAAATTTTAAATGACGGTACTTATCAAAAAATAAATGACAAATATTTTGACTTTAACGTTTATAGTAATAAAAAATAG